A part of Paenibacillus donghaensis genomic DNA contains:
- a CDS encoding histidine phosphatase family protein, translating to MLIGLIRHGLTDWNAAGRIQGQSDIPLNNEGRKQAELLGERLLQEPYHWDYCVTSSLSRAAETGQIIAAKLGIPLLEPDHRIRERAYGQVEGLTAAERELKWGKEWNQLSLGQETDEQLQVRALAFMEDIAAQHPDRNVLVISHGGFLAQLYIALYKDKYSERLGNLSLTILEKQEQDWNPLLYNCTSHILQNQL from the coding sequence GTGTTGATTGGCTTGATACGCCATGGTTTGACGGACTGGAATGCCGCCGGAAGAATACAGGGTCAGAGCGATATTCCGTTGAACAATGAAGGGCGCAAGCAGGCTGAGCTGTTGGGAGAGCGGCTGCTTCAGGAGCCTTACCACTGGGACTATTGCGTGACGAGCAGCTTGTCGCGTGCTGCGGAGACCGGGCAGATTATTGCGGCCAAGCTGGGTATTCCGCTGCTGGAGCCTGATCACCGGATTCGTGAACGCGCTTATGGACAGGTGGAGGGACTAACCGCCGCCGAACGTGAACTAAAGTGGGGCAAGGAATGGAATCAGCTGTCCCTGGGACAGGAGACTGATGAACAGCTGCAGGTGCGCGCGCTTGCTTTTATGGAGGATATTGCCGCGCAGCATCCGGATCGGAATGTGCTGGTCATCTCCCATGGGGGCTTTTTGGCACAGCTCTACATTGCTTTGTACAAGGACAAGTATTCCGAGCGGCTGGGTAATTTGTCGCTGACTATATTGGAGAAGCAGGAGCAAGACTGGAACCCGCTGCTCTACAACTGTACGAGTCATATCCTCCAGAATCAGCTGTAA
- a CDS encoding phosphoribosylanthranilate isomerase: MSEVKLKICGLQDVEVLKSMIHLPLDYIGLVFAKSRRQVTAERAAELVAQLPGWQAGRPPQAAGVFVNPQLPWLKELLAVVPLDVIQLHGAESPDFCREIKQAFPQAEVWKALSVTEGSGDDPAEGSRQLARYAGTVDAVLLDTYDAQQSGGSGRAFAWDKIPYLQETAASYGLPLFIAGGLNPINIGQLLDHYAPYGVDVSSGVESDGVKDLLKMTAFVERVKQS; the protein is encoded by the coding sequence ATGTCTGAGGTGAAGCTAAAAATCTGTGGACTTCAGGACGTTGAAGTGCTAAAATCTATGATACACTTACCGCTGGATTATATCGGACTCGTGTTCGCCAAGAGCCGCCGCCAAGTGACCGCAGAGCGGGCAGCCGAGCTGGTAGCACAGCTGCCCGGCTGGCAGGCGGGCAGACCGCCGCAGGCTGCCGGTGTGTTCGTCAACCCGCAGCTGCCATGGCTGAAGGAGCTGCTTGCCGTTGTTCCGCTTGACGTTATTCAGCTGCACGGGGCAGAGAGCCCGGACTTCTGCCGGGAGATCAAGCAGGCCTTCCCGCAGGCTGAGGTCTGGAAAGCGCTGAGCGTGACAGAAGGCAGCGGGGATGATCCCGCTGAAGGCAGCCGCCAGCTGGCGAGGTATGCCGGCACTGTCGACGCGGTGCTGCTGGATACCTACGATGCGCAGCAGAGCGGCGGCTCGGGAAGAGCTTTTGCCTGGGACAAGATCCCGTATTTGCAGGAGACGGCAGCAAGCTATGGGCTGCCTTTATTTATAGCCGGAGGACTGAATCCTATCAATATCGGACAGCTGCTGGACCATTATGCTCCCTATGGTGTGGATGTATCCAGCGGAGTAGAAAGTGACGGCGTTAAAGATTTGCTCAAAATGACAGCTTTTGTGGAAAGGGTGAAGCAATCATGA
- the trpE gene encoding anthranilate synthase component I, producing the protein MTKPNVDEVVKLSGEYNLIPVVKTLLADMETPIRIFQRFAERDRAFLLESVEGGIQWARYSFIGCDPFLMISGKQGNINVEIGGEVKQLSGKPIEELKALLRSYRSPKLADMPPFTGGAIGFFGYDLLQYYEKLSAHAHDDLLMDDIRFMFCDRIIVFDHVKQQILLIGNLHVQAGATDEEIRLSYEELSARLEVMAEELQKEGPKENVNRRSIPQDVELGEIHSNLTKEQYIRNVEQAKEYIRAGDIFQVVLSQRLHIDTEVSPLHVYRMLRTINPSPYMYYLKMDEEIIVGTSPEALVKVDGSRVETRPIAGTRPRGDNEAMDRALAAELLEDEKERAEHLMLVDLGRNDLGRVSKFGTVTCDSFMEIEKYSHVMHMVSNVSGELDENKDFFDAFLSCMPAGTVSGAPKLRAMEIIAELEHEARGAYAGAIGYLGFSGNMDSCITIRTIIFRKGRAYVQAGAGIVWDSVPEKEYEETVNKAKAMLKAIRMAEAMFPTQVKEPQVINQDYMFEYTP; encoded by the coding sequence ATGACGAAACCGAATGTTGATGAAGTGGTGAAGCTGTCAGGAGAGTACAACCTGATTCCTGTAGTAAAGACGCTGCTTGCCGATATGGAGACGCCGATCCGTATCTTCCAGCGTTTTGCAGAGCGCGACCGCGCTTTTCTGCTAGAAAGTGTAGAGGGAGGCATCCAGTGGGCCCGGTATTCGTTCATTGGCTGTGATCCTTTCCTGATGATCTCCGGCAAGCAGGGGAATATCAACGTCGAAATCGGCGGTGAGGTCAAACAGTTGAGCGGCAAGCCTATTGAGGAGCTGAAAGCATTGCTGCGCTCCTACCGCAGCCCAAAGCTCGCGGATATGCCGCCGTTTACGGGCGGTGCGATTGGATTCTTCGGTTATGACCTGCTGCAGTATTACGAGAAGCTGTCAGCTCATGCCCATGATGATCTGTTGATGGATGATATCCGCTTCATGTTCTGCGACCGCATCATTGTGTTTGATCATGTGAAGCAGCAGATCCTGCTGATCGGCAACCTTCATGTGCAGGCCGGGGCTACGGATGAAGAGATCCGGTTGAGCTATGAGGAGCTGAGCGCGAGGCTTGAGGTTATGGCTGAAGAGCTGCAGAAGGAAGGGCCGAAGGAGAATGTCAACCGGCGGAGCATTCCGCAGGATGTGGAGCTTGGCGAGATCCACTCCAATCTGACGAAGGAGCAGTATATCCGCAATGTGGAGCAGGCGAAGGAATATATCCGTGCCGGCGATATTTTTCAAGTGGTGCTGTCCCAGCGGCTGCATATTGATACGGAGGTATCTCCACTGCATGTCTACCGGATGCTGCGTACCATAAACCCTTCCCCATATATGTATTATCTAAAAATGGATGAGGAGATCATCGTCGGCACCTCGCCGGAGGCGCTGGTGAAGGTTGACGGCAGCCGGGTGGAGACCCGTCCTATCGCCGGAACACGTCCAAGAGGCGATAACGAAGCGATGGACCGTGCGCTCGCTGCCGAGCTGCTGGAGGATGAGAAGGAGCGGGCAGAGCATCTGATGCTGGTCGATCTGGGCCGCAACGATCTGGGCCGGGTATCGAAATTCGGAACCGTTACCTGCGACTCCTTCATGGAGATTGAGAAATATTCACATGTCATGCACATGGTCTCGAATGTTTCTGGGGAGCTGGATGAGAATAAGGATTTCTTCGATGCTTTTCTCTCCTGCATGCCTGCCGGAACCGTGTCGGGAGCACCGAAGCTGCGGGCGATGGAGATTATCGCCGAGCTGGAGCACGAAGCAAGGGGCGCTTACGCCGGAGCGATCGGTTATTTGGGCTTCTCCGGCAATATGGACTCCTGCATCACGATCCGGACGATTATTTTCCGCAAGGGCCGGGCTTATGTGCAGGCGGGTGCCGGGATTGTCTGGGACTCGGTGCCTGAGAAGGAATACGAAGAAACGGTTAATAAGGCTAAGGCGATGCTGAAGGCGATCCGGATGGCAGAAGCGATGTTTCCAACACAGGTGAAAGAACCGCAGGTAATCAACCAGGACTATATGTTCGAATATACCCCGTGA
- a CDS encoding RNA polymerase sigma factor produces the protein MTDSQLIQLIKQGDTELYSELMRRYQRKILAFVYHMLKNSHMELIAEDLCSETFYKAFRSLHSFREVDASFSTWLYTIARNTVLSELRKNRAGNVSLEESGYTPVAPLDVAPEQAALRKERMNLVREAINSLPEKQRSALILREYDQMDYQEIAVILDQSVSSVKSLLFRARSSVKLQLESYFYEPEFDEQAERV, from the coding sequence ATGACGGATTCCCAGTTGATCCAACTAATTAAGCAAGGCGATACAGAGTTATACTCGGAGTTAATGCGCAGGTACCAAAGAAAGATTCTGGCATTTGTTTATCACATGCTGAAGAACTCTCACATGGAGCTGATCGCTGAAGACCTATGCTCGGAAACCTTCTATAAGGCATTCCGCAGCCTTCATTCCTTCCGGGAAGTGGATGCTTCTTTCTCTACTTGGCTGTACACCATAGCTCGCAATACCGTGCTGAGCGAACTGCGCAAGAACCGTGCTGGCAATGTGTCGCTCGAAGAGAGCGGCTATACCCCGGTTGCTCCGCTGGATGTTGCCCCTGAACAGGCTGCGCTGCGCAAGGAACGGATGAATCTGGTCCGTGAGGCGATCAACAGCCTTCCCGAGAAGCAACGTTCGGCGCTGATTCTCCGCGAGTATGACCAGATGGATTATCAGGAAATTGCCGTAATTTTGGATCAGAGTGTAAGCTCCGTGAAATCGCTATTGTTCCGTGCCCGGAGCAGTGTGAAGCTTCAGCTCGAATCCTATTTCTATGAGCCTGAATTTGATGAGCAGGCTGAGAGGGTGTAA
- the trpC gene encoding indole-3-glycerol phosphate synthase TrpC has protein sequence MYLDQIVATKHKEVEALSQTFSLTQAEREIASLPVTRDFRNALVKGRNRSMGLIAEVKKASPSKGLIRADFDPVSIAQAYERGGADCLSVLTDKDYFQGSGSYLQQVRAAVELPLLRKDFIIDERQIYEARLLGADAVLLIAAILTPEELVSFAYTAASLGLDILVEVHDISELTTVLDAGLAAHPGVLLGINNRNLRTFETRLTTTAELAALIPTAVPVVSESGITGPTDIDYLRTTGAAAVLVGEYLMRKADVEQAVHELLGPLPANGRSASDV, from the coding sequence ATGTATCTTGATCAGATTGTAGCCACCAAACATAAAGAGGTCGAGGCGCTGAGCCAGACCTTCTCATTGACACAGGCAGAGCGTGAAATTGCAAGTCTGCCGGTCACCCGTGATTTCCGTAATGCGCTGGTCAAGGGGCGCAACCGCTCCATGGGTCTGATTGCCGAGGTGAAGAAGGCTTCTCCCTCCAAGGGGCTGATCCGAGCCGATTTCGACCCGGTCTCCATAGCTCAAGCTTACGAGCGGGGCGGGGCTGACTGTCTGTCCGTGCTAACGGACAAAGATTATTTCCAAGGCAGCGGGTCCTATCTGCAGCAGGTAAGAGCAGCCGTGGAGCTTCCGCTGCTGCGCAAGGATTTCATCATCGACGAAAGACAGATTTATGAAGCTCGGCTGCTTGGTGCCGATGCGGTGCTGCTGATCGCGGCGATTCTCACCCCGGAGGAGTTGGTATCCTTTGCGTATACTGCGGCCAGTCTGGGTCTGGATATTCTGGTGGAGGTTCATGACATCAGTGAGCTGACAACCGTGCTGGATGCCGGGCTTGCTGCCCATCCGGGAGTGCTGCTGGGGATTAACAACCGCAACTTGCGCACGTTCGAGACACGCCTTACGACAACGGCAGAGCTGGCAGCACTGATCCCAACTGCAGTTCCTGTGGTCAGCGAGAGCGGAATTACAGGACCAACAGATATCGATTATCTGCGAACAACCGGCGCTGCAGCCGTGCTGGTGGGCGAGTATCTGATGCGGAAGGCCGATGTGGAGCAGGCGGTTCATGAACTGCTTGGCCCACTTCCTGCAAATGGGAGAAGTGCTTCTGATGTCTGA
- the aroH gene encoding chorismate mutase: protein MVNRGIRGATTVTRNDEAEILRETVVLLREIVERNHVIAEDICSVWITMTEDLDATFPARAIREIEGWEMVPLMCSVEIPVKGSLPQCIRLMVQVNTIKTQREIRHVYLNEAQKLRPDLSQDKS, encoded by the coding sequence GTGGTAAACCGTGGCATTCGCGGAGCAACAACCGTTACCCGAAATGACGAAGCTGAAATCCTGCGTGAGACGGTTGTGCTGCTGCGTGAGATTGTGGAGCGCAATCACGTGATCGCCGAGGATATCTGCAGCGTGTGGATTACGATGACGGAGGATCTGGACGCGACCTTCCCGGCGCGGGCGATCCGTGAGATTGAAGGCTGGGAAATGGTGCCATTGATGTGTTCAGTGGAGATCCCCGTCAAGGGCAGCCTGCCGCAGTGCATCCGCCTGATGGTACAGGTCAATACGATCAAAACACAGCGCGAAATCCGCCATGTGTATCTAAACGAAGCCCAGAAGCTGCGTCCCGATTTATCCCAGGACAAATCTTGA
- the trpA gene encoding tryptophan synthase subunit alpha, with translation MTTETTNRMDLVFRKLKSEGKAALIPFLTVGDPDLETTLDIIKEIEAAGADMLELGVPYSDPLADGPVIQRASSRALRGKVHLRTCMETALKAREAGSNMPFILFTYYNPVLQLGLDKFFSELLAHEISGLIIPDLPVEESEEMRRRSKEAGVNFIPLVAPTSSERIARIVSGASGFVYCVSSLGVTGERASFHAGIDEFIASVRRATDLPIAVGFGISTAEQVQRFSQVCDGVVVGSAIVRTIEEVIPLLENSATRNEGLLQIREFVAQLRP, from the coding sequence ATGACAACCGAAACCACCAACCGCATGGATCTGGTGTTCCGCAAGCTGAAGTCGGAGGGCAAGGCGGCATTGATTCCTTTTCTGACTGTAGGTGATCCCGATCTGGAGACAACGCTGGATATTATCAAGGAGATTGAAGCCGCAGGAGCCGATATGCTGGAGCTAGGCGTTCCCTACTCGGACCCGCTGGCTGACGGTCCCGTGATTCAGCGGGCGTCCTCGCGGGCGCTGCGCGGCAAGGTGCATCTCCGTACCTGTATGGAGACAGCGCTGAAGGCGCGCGAAGCCGGCAGCAACATGCCGTTTATCCTGTTCACTTATTACAACCCGGTGCTGCAGCTGGGACTAGATAAGTTTTTCTCGGAGCTGCTGGCCCATGAGATCAGCGGATTGATTATTCCCGACCTTCCGGTCGAGGAATCGGAGGAGATGCGCCGCCGCAGCAAGGAAGCCGGAGTGAACTTCATCCCGCTGGTAGCCCCTACCTCCAGTGAGCGGATTGCCCGCATTGTGTCGGGTGCCAGCGGCTTCGTCTACTGTGTATCTTCTTTGGGCGTTACTGGAGAAAGAGCCTCTTTTCATGCCGGAATTGACGAATTTATTGCTTCCGTACGCCGTGCCACCGATTTGCCGATTGCGGTCGGCTTCGGGATTTCGACTGCTGAGCAAGTGCAGCGATTCTCCCAGGTCTGTGACGGTGTAGTCGTGGGCAGCGCGATTGTCCGCACGATTGAAGAGGTGATCCCACTGCTGGAGAACTCGGCGACCCGGAATGAGGGACTGTTGCAAATCCGCGAATTTGTGGCACAATTAAGACCATAA
- a CDS encoding prephenate dehydrogenase has protein sequence MTTKIAIFGVGLIGGSLALCFKGKEGLTVVGHAHRPESAMKYVSRGVVDSATLSVEEAALDADYIFLCVPVGMLEGYLQQLSQLPLKPGCIITDVGSTKASIAACAVSLELPGVHFIGGHPMAGSERSGVEAASSLLFENAYYVLTPPPGVPEEAYHALETLLLHTRAQIVRLDPERHDEIVGAISHLPHIIAVALVNQISAYDDTDSLYSTLAAGGFRDITRIASSDPVIWRDILLGNRSVMLRLLKDWNEEVASFIDMLEQEDGKGIQQAFGDANDFRSQLPERRKGMIMPLFDLHIDVPDHPGIIGRITTQLGDQGINLSNVQIIESREDVPGIMRLSFRQEHDMEQAKLLLQHNDYTVYV, from the coding sequence ATGACGACAAAAATAGCGATCTTTGGTGTTGGCCTGATCGGAGGCTCTTTGGCCCTGTGCTTCAAGGGCAAGGAAGGGTTAACCGTGGTTGGCCATGCCCACCGTCCTGAATCCGCAATGAAATATGTCAGCAGAGGCGTGGTCGACAGTGCTACGCTTTCTGTGGAGGAAGCGGCACTGGATGCCGATTATATCTTTTTGTGCGTGCCTGTCGGCATGCTGGAGGGTTATCTGCAGCAGCTCAGCCAGCTGCCGCTGAAGCCCGGCTGCATCATCACGGATGTTGGCAGCACCAAAGCCAGCATCGCTGCTTGTGCGGTTTCGCTTGAGCTGCCGGGCGTACATTTTATCGGCGGTCATCCGATGGCCGGCTCTGAGCGCTCAGGCGTGGAGGCCGCGTCCTCGCTGCTGTTCGAGAATGCGTATTACGTGCTGACCCCTCCGCCAGGAGTGCCGGAGGAAGCCTACCATGCGCTGGAGACTCTGCTTCTACATACCCGGGCGCAGATTGTGCGCCTGGACCCTGAGCGTCATGACGAGATTGTTGGGGCAATCAGCCATCTGCCGCATATTATCGCGGTGGCCTTGGTCAACCAAATCTCTGCTTATGATGATACCGATTCATTGTACAGCACGCTGGCTGCCGGGGGCTTCCGCGACATTACGCGGATTGCTTCCAGTGACCCGGTGATCTGGCGCGATATTCTGCTGGGTAACCGTTCCGTGATGCTGCGTCTGCTGAAGGATTGGAATGAAGAGGTAGCATCCTTCATCGACATGCTGGAGCAGGAGGATGGCAAGGGCATCCAGCAAGCATTCGGCGATGCGAATGACTTCCGCAGCCAGCTGCCGGAGCGGCGCAAGGGCATGATCATGCCGCTGTTCGACCTTCATATCGATGTGCCGGATCATCCGGGTATCATCGGGCGCATTACGACCCAGTTGGGCGATCAGGGCATCAACCTCAGCAACGTGCAGATCATCGAGAGTCGTGAGGATGTGCCTGGCATTATGCGGCTGTCCTTCCGTCAGGAGCATGATATGGAGCAGGCCAAGCTGCTGCTGCAGCATAATGATTACACGGTATATGTATAA
- the trpB gene encoding tryptophan synthase subunit beta translates to MIQVPDQHGRFGAFGGRFVPETLMNALIELEEAYRKHSADPAFQAEIDYLLKQYSGRETPLYYAERLSKHLGKAKIYLKREDLNHTGAHKINNAIGQGILAKAMGKKKVIAETGAGQHGVATATVAALLGMECKVFMGEEDTRRQALNVFRMKLLGAEVIPVTSGSRTLKDAGNEALRYWVSHVDDTFYVLGSAVGPHPYPMMVRNFQRIIGDETRRQILEAEGRLPDMLVAAVGGGSNAIGMFYPFVEDKDVAMIGVEAAGKGTDTPFHAATMSKGTHGVFQGSMSYLLQDEHGQVIEAHSISAGLDYPGVGPEHSYLKDIERAQYVPVTDAEALEALELLCVTEGIIPALESAHAIAHVAKIGASLSEDDIVVICLSGRGDKDVESIMAYKQGEGKQ, encoded by the coding sequence ATGATACAGGTACCGGACCAGCATGGACGTTTCGGAGCTTTCGGAGGACGCTTCGTGCCTGAGACTTTAATGAACGCGTTGATTGAGCTGGAGGAGGCGTACCGCAAGCATTCGGCCGACCCTGCTTTCCAGGCGGAAATCGATTATCTACTGAAGCAATATTCTGGACGCGAAACCCCGCTGTATTATGCGGAGCGGCTGAGCAAGCATCTGGGCAAGGCGAAGATTTATCTGAAGCGCGAGGACTTGAACCACACGGGTGCGCACAAGATCAACAATGCGATCGGACAGGGAATATTGGCGAAAGCCATGGGCAAAAAGAAAGTGATCGCCGAAACGGGAGCCGGTCAGCATGGTGTGGCTACAGCGACAGTGGCGGCCCTGCTGGGCATGGAGTGCAAGGTGTTTATGGGCGAAGAGGACACGCGCCGCCAGGCGCTTAACGTCTTCCGCATGAAGCTGCTCGGAGCCGAGGTCATTCCGGTGACCTCAGGTTCACGTACCTTGAAGGATGCCGGCAATGAGGCCTTGCGCTACTGGGTCAGCCATGTGGACGATACGTTCTATGTGCTGGGTTCTGCTGTAGGCCCGCATCCTTATCCGATGATGGTCCGCAATTTCCAGCGAATCATTGGCGATGAGACCCGCCGCCAGATTCTGGAGGCTGAAGGCAGACTTCCGGATATGCTGGTGGCGGCTGTCGGTGGCGGCAGCAATGCGATCGGGATGTTCTATCCCTTCGTTGAGGATAAGGATGTGGCTATGATTGGGGTAGAAGCAGCCGGCAAAGGAACGGACACTCCGTTTCATGCGGCTACGATGAGCAAGGGCACCCACGGGGTATTCCAGGGCTCGATGAGCTATCTGCTGCAGGATGAGCATGGCCAGGTAATTGAGGCCCATTCCATCTCCGCTGGACTGGATTATCCGGGAGTTGGCCCTGAGCATTCCTATCTGAAGGATATCGAGCGGGCACAGTATGTGCCGGTGACGGATGCCGAGGCGCTGGAAGCACTGGAGCTATTGTGCGTGACTGAGGGGATTATTCCGGCGCTGGAATCAGCGCATGCGATTGCCCATGTCGCCAAGATTGGCGCATCGCTCAGCGAAGACGATATTGTGGTCATCTGCCTGTCCGGCCGCGGAGACAAAGACGTGGAGTCCATTATGGCTTACAAGCAAGGAGAGGGTAAACAATGA
- the trpD gene encoding anthranilate phosphoribosyltransferase, with protein METTTIMQTAISGLIEGHHLTRSEAREIMGTIMEGAATPAQIGSLLTALRIKGETVDEITGFAEAMRGFGTHVTTETARLLDTCGTGGSGIHKFNISTASAIISSAASVRVAKHGNRSASGRAGSADVLEALGVNIHLNAEQARKCLDSIGICFLFAQIYHPSMKHAAAPRKELGVRTVFNMLGPLTNPAGADRQLLGIYDRSKTEIVAKVLKELGSKRAMVVSSFDGLDEISISAPTLVSELKDGEVTTYEINPYDLGLSMHSLASVMGGGAAENAAIITTVLEGAINPYRDIVLANAGACIYVAGLAETLGAGVELARTTVDSGQALDKLKQLKAVTEELNYVS; from the coding sequence ATGGAGACCACAACAATTATGCAGACAGCCATATCTGGACTGATCGAAGGCCATCATCTGACACGCTCCGAGGCGCGGGAGATTATGGGAACAATTATGGAAGGGGCCGCTACACCGGCGCAAATCGGTTCACTGTTGACCGCCTTGCGGATCAAAGGAGAAACGGTGGATGAGATTACCGGCTTCGCGGAGGCGATGCGGGGTTTCGGCACCCATGTGACGACGGAAACGGCACGTCTGCTGGACACCTGCGGTACAGGAGGCTCAGGCATTCATAAGTTCAATATCTCGACGGCTTCGGCTATTATTTCTTCGGCTGCATCCGTACGCGTAGCCAAACACGGCAACCGCTCGGCTTCCGGCCGCGCCGGAAGTGCCGATGTGCTGGAAGCACTGGGAGTCAACATTCATCTGAATGCGGAGCAGGCACGCAAATGTCTGGACAGCATCGGAATCTGCTTCCTGTTCGCACAGATCTATCATCCGTCGATGAAGCATGCCGCAGCTCCCCGCAAGGAGCTTGGAGTGCGTACCGTGTTCAATATGCTTGGGCCGCTGACTAATCCGGCCGGTGCAGACCGGCAACTGCTGGGGATCTATGACCGCAGCAAAACCGAAATTGTCGCCAAGGTCCTGAAGGAGCTTGGCTCCAAACGGGCGATGGTAGTCAGCAGCTTCGACGGTCTGGACGAGATCAGCATTTCCGCACCAACGCTGGTTTCGGAGCTTAAAGACGGAGAAGTAACGACTTATGAGATCAATCCTTACGATCTGGGACTGAGCATGCATTCCCTGGCGTCTGTCATGGGCGGAGGCGCAGCAGAGAATGCAGCGATTATTACTACCGTACTGGAGGGCGCCATTAACCCTTACCGGGATATTGTTCTGGCCAATGCCGGAGCCTGCATTTATGTTGCCGGGCTGGCGGAAACACTGGGTGCAGGAGTAGAATTGGCCCGCACTACAGTTGATTCCGGCCAGGCGCTGGACAAATTGAAGCAGCTAAAAGCCGTAACGGAGGAGCTTAATTATGTATCTTGA
- the hisC gene encoding histidinol-phosphate transaminase, whose protein sequence is MNPKPNIVDLPVYKPGKPIEEVKKELGLSEVIKLASNENPYGSSPSAKAAILAELDNLFLYPDGSAAELTAALAAHLNVKPDQIIFGCGSDEIIALIARAFFLPGDETIMADQTFSVYKSNADIEGAVTIEVPLAEGTHDLKAMLARVTDRTKIIWICNPNNPTGTIVPEDALVTFLDSVPSQVMVVLDEAYCEYVTDLSYSDGVKLLERYPNLVILRTFSKIYGLAALRIGYGVASPQIITLINQVREPFNTTRISQAAALAALQDQEYVQECRRLNSAGIVQLQAEFKRLGLEAFPAHGNFIMVDVRKSAFEVFDSLLKQGIIVRAGHRLYPTYIRVTVGSTEQNKAFVAALELALAGQGVQA, encoded by the coding sequence ATGAATCCCAAACCTAATATAGTGGATTTGCCTGTCTACAAGCCGGGCAAGCCGATTGAAGAAGTGAAGAAAGAGCTGGGACTGAGCGAGGTGATCAAGCTTGCCTCCAACGAGAATCCATACGGGTCCTCCCCCAGCGCCAAAGCGGCTATCCTGGCCGAGCTTGACAACCTATTCCTGTATCCTGACGGCTCTGCCGCAGAACTGACAGCCGCACTTGCCGCTCACTTGAACGTGAAGCCGGATCAGATCATCTTCGGCTGCGGATCGGATGAGATCATTGCGCTGATCGCGCGTGCTTTTTTCCTGCCGGGTGATGAGACGATTATGGCTGACCAGACCTTCTCCGTATACAAAAGCAATGCCGATATCGAAGGCGCGGTTACGATTGAAGTCCCGCTTGCCGAGGGCACCCATGATCTGAAGGCGATGCTGGCCCGTGTAACGGATCGTACCAAGATAATCTGGATCTGCAATCCCAATAATCCTACCGGAACGATTGTCCCTGAAGATGCGCTGGTCACCTTCCTGGATTCCGTGCCTTCGCAGGTGATGGTCGTGCTGGATGAGGCCTATTGCGAATATGTAACTGATCTGTCCTACTCCGACGGCGTTAAGCTGCTGGAGCGTTATCCGAATCTGGTCATTCTGCGCACGTTCTCCAAAATCTACGGTCTCGCCGCCCTGCGCATTGGTTATGGTGTAGCCAGTCCGCAGATCATTACCCTGATTAATCAGGTTAGAGAGCCTTTTAACACAACCCGGATCTCACAGGCGGCCGCACTGGCTGCACTCCAGGATCAGGAGTATGTGCAGGAATGCCGCCGTCTGAACAGCGCGGGTATTGTCCAGCTGCAGGCGGAATTCAAGCGTCTGGGTCTGGAAGCTTTCCCGGCACACGGGAATTTCATTATGGTTGATGTGCGCAAATCCGCGTTTGAGGTGTTCGATTCTCTGCTGAAGCAAGGTATTATAGTACGCGCCGGGCACCGCCTGTACCCTACATATATTCGTGTTACTGTAGGCTCTACTGAGCAGAATAAGGCTTTTGTCGCTGCCCTGGAGCTGGCCCTGGCGGGTCAAGGCGTTCAGGCATAG